Proteins encoded by one window of Salvia splendens isolate huo1 chromosome 7, SspV2, whole genome shotgun sequence:
- the LOC121740773 gene encoding chaperonin-like RBCX protein 1, chloroplastic isoform X2, giving the protein MASHTIPKPERWHAQNRKDGMPKIESSPKPAAQTGLFPFGHGGPQLLAPPPQLSNVIRWFGEASPEAKAAKHLHDFFTYVAVRIVIGQLESYNEEAYADMMKFMENHSVDDGDKFCADLMRESSNHKALALRILEVRSAYCKTDFEWDNLQRLSQKMVEDRNTKVMRDYLSETTMKSEN; this is encoded by the exons ATGGCATCCCACACAATCCCAAAACCGGAAAGATGGCATGCCCAAAACCGGAAAGATGGCATGCCCAAAATCGAATCTAGCCCAAAACCGGCGGCGCAAACAGGCCTCTTTCCCTTCGGCCATGGTGGACCCCAACTACTCGCTCCGCCTCCACAACTCTCCAATGTCATAAGAT GGTTTGGGGAAGCCTCGCCGGAAGCCAAAGCAGCAAAACACCTTCACGACTTCTTCACCTACGTCGCCGTTAGAATTGTGATTGGGCAGCTTGAG AGCTATAACGAAGAGGCGTATGCAGATATGATGAAATTCATGGAAAATCACTCGGTCGACGACGGGGACAAGTTTTGCGCTGATTTGATGCGGGAATCATCAAATCACAAAGCTCTAG CTTTGCGCATATTAGAG GTTCGATCTGCGTATTGCAAAACTGATTTCGAATGGGACAATTTACAACGATTGTCACAAAAG ATGGTGGAAGATCGTAATACAAAAGTGATGAGGGATTATTTATCGGAGACGACAATGAAAAGTGAGAACTAA
- the LOC121740773 gene encoding chaperonin-like RBCX protein 1, chloroplastic isoform X4, which translates to MYVPGFGEASPEAKAAKHLHDFFTYVAVRIVIGQLESYNEEAYADMMKFMENHSVDDGDKFCADLMRESSNHKALALRILEVRSAYCKTDFEWDNLQRLSQKMVEDRNTKVMRDYLSETTMKSEN; encoded by the exons ATGTACGTCCCAG GGTTTGGGGAAGCCTCGCCGGAAGCCAAAGCAGCAAAACACCTTCACGACTTCTTCACCTACGTCGCCGTTAGAATTGTGATTGGGCAGCTTGAG AGCTATAACGAAGAGGCGTATGCAGATATGATGAAATTCATGGAAAATCACTCGGTCGACGACGGGGACAAGTTTTGCGCTGATTTGATGCGGGAATCATCAAATCACAAAGCTCTAG CTTTGCGCATATTAGAG GTTCGATCTGCGTATTGCAAAACTGATTTCGAATGGGACAATTTACAACGATTGTCACAAAAG ATGGTGGAAGATCGTAATACAAAAGTGATGAGGGATTATTTATCGGAGACGACAATGAAAAGTGAGAACTAA
- the LOC121740773 gene encoding chaperonin-like RBCX protein 1, chloroplastic isoform X1 has protein sequence MASHTIPKPERWHAQNRKDGMPKIESSPKPAAQTGLFPFGHGGPQLLAPPPQLSNVIRCTSQVGEYSSISDEIVFQFRISNSSVNALGFGEASPEAKAAKHLHDFFTYVAVRIVIGQLESYNEEAYADMMKFMENHSVDDGDKFCADLMRESSNHKALALRILEVRSAYCKTDFEWDNLQRLSQKMVEDRNTKVMRDYLSETTMKSEN, from the exons ATGGCATCCCACACAATCCCAAAACCGGAAAGATGGCATGCCCAAAACCGGAAAGATGGCATGCCCAAAATCGAATCTAGCCCAAAACCGGCGGCGCAAACAGGCCTCTTTCCCTTCGGCCATGGTGGACCCCAACTACTCGCTCCGCCTCCACAACTCTCCAATGTCATAAGATGTACGTCCCAGGTCGGTGAATATTCATCAATCTCCGATGAAATTGTGTTTCAATTTCGTATTTCAAATTCCTCCGTTAACGCCCTAGGGTTTGGGGAAGCCTCGCCGGAAGCCAAAGCAGCAAAACACCTTCACGACTTCTTCACCTACGTCGCCGTTAGAATTGTGATTGGGCAGCTTGAG AGCTATAACGAAGAGGCGTATGCAGATATGATGAAATTCATGGAAAATCACTCGGTCGACGACGGGGACAAGTTTTGCGCTGATTTGATGCGGGAATCATCAAATCACAAAGCTCTAG CTTTGCGCATATTAGAG GTTCGATCTGCGTATTGCAAAACTGATTTCGAATGGGACAATTTACAACGATTGTCACAAAAG ATGGTGGAAGATCGTAATACAAAAGTGATGAGGGATTATTTATCGGAGACGACAATGAAAAGTGAGAACTAA
- the LOC121740773 gene encoding chaperonin-like RBCX protein 1, chloroplastic isoform X3: MASHTIPKPERWHAQNRKDGMPKIESSPKPAAQTGLFPFGHGGPQLLAPPPQLSNVIRCTSQVGEYSSISDEIVFQFRISNSSVNALGFGEASPEAKAAKHLHDFFTYVAVRIVIGQLESYNEEAYADMMKFMENHSVDDGDKFCADLMRESSNHKALGSICVLQN, from the exons ATGGCATCCCACACAATCCCAAAACCGGAAAGATGGCATGCCCAAAACCGGAAAGATGGCATGCCCAAAATCGAATCTAGCCCAAAACCGGCGGCGCAAACAGGCCTCTTTCCCTTCGGCCATGGTGGACCCCAACTACTCGCTCCGCCTCCACAACTCTCCAATGTCATAAGATGTACGTCCCAGGTCGGTGAATATTCATCAATCTCCGATGAAATTGTGTTTCAATTTCGTATTTCAAATTCCTCCGTTAACGCCCTAGGGTTTGGGGAAGCCTCGCCGGAAGCCAAAGCAGCAAAACACCTTCACGACTTCTTCACCTACGTCGCCGTTAGAATTGTGATTGGGCAGCTTGAG AGCTATAACGAAGAGGCGTATGCAGATATGATGAAATTCATGGAAAATCACTCGGTCGACGACGGGGACAAGTTTTGCGCTGATTTGATGCGGGAATCATCAAATCACAAAGCTCTAG GTTCGATCTGCGTATTGCAAAACTGA
- the LOC121740764 gene encoding glycosyltransferase BC10-like, whose amino-acid sequence MTKKAQASIKPGLSMRHVLCLGWKLVILLSVALCVFAFLRIQQYSHSTAALPQKFRSLTYDFNSNPKVAFLFLVRRNLPLNFLWESFFENVDRVKFSIYVHSEPGFVFDESTTRSTVFFDRQLRNSIKVAWGEASMIQAERILFEEALQDPANQRFVLLSDSCVPLYNFSYIYNYLMGSPRSFVDSFLDKKDVRYNPQMSPAISKQKWRKGSKWVTLIRRHAEEVDDETVFPIFEKFCKRRPPVDASKGRKNLKLQKQHNCIPDEHYFQTLLSMKDLENELERRTVTYTVWNQSTTNMDNGGWHPFTFSYADAGSEQIKKIKDINHVYYETEYRTEW is encoded by the exons ATGACGAAGAAGGCACAGGCATCGATTAAGCCGGGGCTGTCGATGCGCCACGTGTTGTGTCTCGGATGGAAGCTGGTGATCCTACTTTCCGTCGCTCTTTGCGTCTTCGCGTTTCTCAGAATCCAGCAGTATTCTCACTCCACGGCTGCTCTGCCCCAGAAATTTCGCTCTCTCACCTATGACTTCAACAGCAATCCTAAGGTCGCGTTTTTGTTTCTCGTTCGGAGAAATTTACCCCTTAATTTCCTTTGGGAGAGCTTTTTCGAG AATGTTGATAGGgtaaaattttcaatatatgTACATTCTGAGCCGGGTTTTGTGTTTGATGAATCGACTACAAGGTCGACAGTCTTTTTCGACCGGCAACTGAGAAACAGCATTAAG GTAGCCTGGGGAGAAGCAAGTATGATTCAAGCTGAGAGAATCCTTTTTGAGGAAGCCCTTCAGGATCCTGCAAATCAAAGATTTGTACTTCTATCAGACAG TTGTGTCCCTTTGTACAACTTCAGCTATATTTACAACTATCTGATGGGTTCTCCGAGAAGTTTTGTGGACAG CTTTCTTGACAAAAAAGATGTTCGCTACAATCCACAGATGTCACCAGCTATATCTAAGCAGAAATGGCGGAAAGGATCGAAG TGGGTCACCTTGATTCGAAGACATGCAGAAGAAGTTGATGATGAAACTGTTTTTCCCATCTTCGAGAAGTTCTGTAAG AGACGTCCACCAGTTGATGCAAGTAAGGGCAGGAAGAATCTT AAGCTTCAGAAACAGCACAACTGTATACCAGATGAACACTACTTCCAGACATTACTCTCA ATGAAAGATCTTGAAAATGAACTAGAAAGAAGAACAGTTACCTACACTGTATGGAACCAGTCCACAACAAACATGGATAATGGTGGTTGGCATCCTTTCACATTTAGCTATGCAGATGCAGGAtcagaacaaataaaaaaaataaag GATATCAACCACGTATACTATGAAACGGAATACAGGACAGAGTGGTGA